In Metopolophium dirhodum isolate CAU chromosome 7, ASM1992520v1, whole genome shotgun sequence, one genomic interval encodes:
- the LOC132949631 gene encoding uncharacterized protein LOC132949631 encodes MKFFGSVFVFAVSVAAINAICLHCRNQTGNYQEIKYEGLKTLEDSHQNVELSKDVGQQIRIILKASQKYQLYVEQAKSNLKFSDPMSLIDATEFLNNGEIEYRNAKIQGLGKAILNEVNVEKMGENMILVTAVLKQADIVGDYNAASSKKTESGQFNITLRDIIFKTKFLLNEFMETRPEIDSKSLMFGHHESTFTNMEVLNELSGNTQFKKPYVYYYNYLNKVIKGRLAEEMAVSFAPLIAMRLAQELKPTVLFPTKSMAVPKTNAYIAPGIQAKIYNTMFNDLSGSNKVQKMVNYTVNNDQTEMLFCFTSFDLRGNNEWALVYNTGNVYNGKASFAIENMQTMIVVTKPNGLGEVTKKFSKTTVNGLTVLLNNDNNCETIRDLAHQRIPKVLENSLQTFIDEQTEMVLNNQFALIGLKYKN; translated from the exons ATGAAGTTCTTTGGTTCCGTGTTCGTGTTCGCTGTTTCAGTAGCAGCAATCAACGCTATTTGCTTGCACTGCCGTAACCAGACTGGCAATTACCAAg AAATCAAATACGAAGGTCTAAAAACTTTGGAAGATTCTCATCAAAACGTCGAGTTGTCCAAGGATGTTGGCcaacaaattagaattattcTGAAAGCGAGTCAAAAGTATCAATTATACGTCGAACAAGCCAAAAGCAACCTCAAATTCTCAGACCCGATGAGCTTGATCGATGCTACTGAGTTCTTGAACAACGGCGAAATCGAATACAGAAACGCCAAAATTCAAGGTTTGGGAAAAGCAATTTTGAATGAAGTCAACGTGGAGAAGATGGGCGAGAAcatg attttggtCACCGCTGTCTTGAAGCAAGCCGATATCGTCGGAGATTACAACGCTGCCAGTTCTAAAAAGACCGAGTCCGGACAGTTCAACATCACCCTGAGAGATATCATATTCAAAACGAAGTTCCTTCTGAACGAATTCATGGAAACTCGGCCAGAAATCGACTCCAAGTCGTTGATGTTCGGTCACCACGAGTCAACATTCACCAACATGGAAGTGTTAAACGAGTTGAGCGGAAACACCCAATTCAAAAAGCCGTATGTCTACTACTACAACTATCTCAACAAGGTGATCAAAGGCCGTCTCGCCGAAGAAATGGCTGTCAGTTTCGCACCCCTAATTGCAATGCGTCTCGCACAAGAGCTGAAACCGACTGTCTTGTTCCCGACCAAATCCATGGCTGTCCCAAAAACCAACGCTTACATTGCTCCCGGAATACAA GCCAAGATTTACAACACCATGTTTAACGACTTGAGCGGATCTAACAAAGTCCAAAAGATGGTCAACTACACCGTCAACAATGATCAAACTGAAATGCTCTTCTGCTTCACATCGTTCGACCTGAGAGGCAACAACGAATGGGCTTTGGTATACAACACCGGAAACGTGTACAATGGCAAAGCTTCGTTCGCCATAGAAAACATGCAAACCATGATCGTAGTCACCAAACCTAACGGACTAGGAGAGGTTACGAAGAAGTTCTCAAAGACCACCGTCAATGGGCTCACAGTGTTGTTGAATAACGATAACAACTGCGAAACTATCAGGGATTTGGCTCATCAGCGAATTCCGAAAGTCTTGGAAAACAGCTTGCAGACATTCATCGACGAGCAGACCGAGATGGTATTGAACAACCAATTCGCCCTTATtggtttgaaatataaaaactga
- the LOC132948980 gene encoding uncharacterized protein LOC132948980 yields the protein MKFVIVLTAVLALATAAILPSQKLDSQNELFESNENNNNNNHNNEYTQEREERDSIANSFDAIVNVIRQYKNDVAKPDNSRLNEMSIPDTVNIGYNADTVLTDVQVKGLNNLKSQNITMKWGTDLIQVINNWEELAVNGVFHHTNTVARHSGIFHLDIIEPKYKGETMLTKNSNVYPLMSTVGSVKFEKFIANHTTLPEVFQNDKPQFDYFVKHTIPQYIATAKVNDMYNDVALEIRRAVKPYMMYRSNKIASETALPIAGNLADGFRFELKNIDFDNSKNNLAKIAFVQVIKTNESCVAKLELRLLGMVGGFDIVVTSPNGQSDNRRATYTTEAVKVVSNLDFVENSVRTAVHVTEPQIQFTSTGSDSSVNWSDVQKQLVPHFDAYLTLTLENAINRNVQQSMM from the exons ATGAAGTTTGTGATCGTTTTAACCGCTGTTCTGGCTTTGGCCACAGCCGCCATACTGCCGT CTCAAAAATTGGACAGCCAAAACGAATTGTTCGAATCGAAtgaaaacaacaataacaacaaccaCAACAACGAATACACCCAAGAAAGGGAAGAACGCGATTCCATCGCAAACTCCTTCGACGCCATTGTGAACGTCATAAGACAATACAAAAATGACGTGGCCAAACCTGATAACTCTAGATTAAATGAAATGTCCATCCCAGACACCGTAAACATCGGTTACAACGCCGACACGGTCTTGACCGACGTCCAAGTCAAGGGATTGAACAATTTGAAAAGCCAAAACATCACCATGAAGTGGGGAACAGATCTG ATCCAAGTCATCAACAACTGGGAAGAACTCGCGGTTAACGGAGTGTTCCATCACACAAACACCGTAGCCAGACATAGTGGAATATTCCATTTAGACATTATCGAACCTAAGTACAAGGGTGAAACTATGCTCACAAAGAACTCGAACGTCTACCCGTTGATGTCGACCGTCGGTTCCGTCAAGTTCGAAAAGTTCATCGCCAACCACACCACGTTGCCGGAAGTGTTCCAAAACGATAAACCTCAATTTGA TTACTTTGTCAAACACACCATACCCCAATACATAGCCACCGCTAAGGTCAACGACATGTACAACGACGTCGCTCTGGAAATCAGACGGGCCGTCAAGCCTTACATGATGTACAGGAGCAACAAAATCGCAAGCGAAACCGCGTTACCGATCGCCGGTAATCTGGCCGACGGCTTCCGTTTCGAATTGAAAAACATCGATTTCGACAACTCCAAGAACAACTTGGCCAAGATTGCGTTCGTGCAGGTGATCAAGACAAACGAGAGCTGCGTCGCCAAACTCGAACTCCGCCTATTGGGTATGGTCGGAGGATTCGACATCGTCGTGACGTCACCCAATGGCCAGAGTGACAACCGTAGGGCCACGTACACGACCGAAGCCGTCAAGGTGGTTTCCAACTTGGACTTTGTCGAGAACAGTGTCCGAACCGCAGTCCACGTCACAGAACCTCAGATCCAGTTCACGTCGACCGGCTCCGATTCCTCTGTCAACTGGTCCGACGTCCAGAAACAGTTAGTCCCCCATTTCGACGCGTACTTGACGCTCACCCTCGAGAATGCCATCAACCGTAACGTTCAACAGTCCATGATGTAA